The Streptococcaceae bacterium ESL0729 genome has a segment encoding these proteins:
- the obgE gene encoding GTPase ObgE, with amino-acid sequence MSMFLDTARVDVKGGNGGNGMVAFRREKYVPDGGPAGGDGGHGGNVIFKVNEGLRTLMDFRYNRNFRAKAGENGMNKGMHGRGSADLIVSVPQGTTVKDPETGKILADLLENGQEFVAAKGGRGGRGNIRFATPRNPAPEVAENGEPGEDKSLLLELRVLADVGLVGFPSVGKSTLLSVISNARPKIGAYHFTTLVPNIGMVRVGDGESFVVADMPGLIEGASQGVGLGTQFLRHIERTRVLLHVIDMSGMEGRDPYEDYKAINEELETYNLRLLERPQIIVANKMDMPDSEENLKEFKEKLYAEFDEFEDKPMIFPVSGITRQGLQPMLEATAELLETTPEFPVYDEADFAVEEEAYYGFNEDEPEFEITRDDDASWILSGDKLEKLFRMTNLDHDESVMKFARQLRGMGIDEALRARGARDGDIVRIGKFEFEFVD; translated from the coding sequence ATGTCAATGTTTTTAGATACAGCAAGAGTAGATGTAAAAGGTGGAAATGGTGGTAACGGGATGGTTGCCTTCCGCCGCGAAAAATACGTACCAGACGGGGGACCTGCTGGTGGTGACGGTGGTCACGGGGGAAATGTAATCTTTAAGGTAAATGAAGGTTTAAGAACCCTTATGGACTTTAGATACAACCGTAACTTCCGTGCCAAAGCCGGAGAAAATGGGATGAACAAGGGAATGCACGGACGCGGTTCTGCAGACCTCATCGTTTCAGTCCCTCAGGGTACAACAGTTAAGGACCCAGAAACTGGAAAAATCCTAGCCGACCTTCTTGAAAATGGCCAAGAGTTTGTAGCAGCAAAAGGAGGCCGCGGAGGCCGTGGGAATATCCGTTTTGCAACACCAAGAAATCCAGCACCAGAAGTTGCTGAAAATGGAGAGCCTGGTGAAGATAAAAGCCTACTTTTAGAGCTTCGTGTTCTTGCGGACGTAGGTCTTGTTGGTTTCCCATCAGTTGGTAAATCAACTTTATTATCGGTTATTTCAAATGCCCGTCCAAAAATTGGAGCCTACCACTTTACAACCCTTGTACCAAATATCGGTATGGTTCGTGTTGGTGACGGGGAAAGCTTCGTTGTGGCTGATATGCCAGGACTTATTGAAGGTGCCAGCCAGGGTGTTGGGCTAGGAACTCAGTTCCTTCGTCATATCGAAAGAACCCGTGTTCTCCTTCATGTCATTGATATGTCTGGAATGGAGGGACGTGACCCTTACGAAGATTACAAGGCCATCAATGAAGAACTTGAAACCTATAATCTTCGTCTTCTTGAACGCCCGCAAATTATTGTGGCCAACAAGATGGACATGCCAGACTCAGAAGAAAACCTTAAGGAATTTAAGGAAAAACTTTATGCTGAATTCGACGAGTTTGAAGATAAGCCAATGATCTTCCCAGTTTCAGGGATTACCCGTCAAGGTCTTCAGCCCATGCTTGAAGCAACGGCAGAACTTCTTGAAACAACGCCAGAGTTCCCAGTTTATGATGAAGCAGACTTTGCGGTTGAAGAAGAAGCTTACTACGGATTCAATGAAGATGAGCCAGAATTTGAGATTACACGTGATGATGATGCTTCATGGATTCTTTCAGGTGACAAGCTTGAAAAACTATTCCGTATGACCAACCTTGATCATGATGAATCAGTCATGAAATTTGCCCGTCAGCTGCGTGGTATGGGAATAGATGAAGCCCTTCGTGCCCGAGGTGCCCGCGATGGTGATATTGTTAGAATCGGTAAATTCGAGTTCGAATTTGTTGACTAA
- a CDS encoding PhoH family protein: MEEISYEINLNHPDEGMVLSGAHDKHLKYLEDSSGVKIHYRSEKIQILGEVLEVENVAHAIEALLVLVRRGMQVHTPDVIMAYTMAKNNEINNFISLYEEEIIRDAQGKAIRVKNMGQKIYLEAVKNHDITFGIGPAGTGKTFLAVVLAVQALKRGHVKRIVLTRPAVEAGENLGFLPGDLQEKVDPYLRPVYDALYQILGKETTTRMMDRGTIEIAPLAYMRGRTLDDAFVILDEAQNTTVMQMKMFLTRLGFNSKMIVNGDVSQIDLPRNAKSGLIDAEGKLGKIRAIDFVYFTAKDVVRHPVVAKIIEAYEEPQGEI, encoded by the coding sequence ATGGAAGAAATCTCTTATGAAATTAATCTCAATCATCCAGATGAAGGTATGGTTCTCTCTGGAGCTCACGACAAGCATTTAAAATATCTTGAAGATTCATCTGGTGTAAAGATTCACTACCGGAGTGAAAAAATTCAGATTCTGGGTGAGGTTTTGGAAGTTGAAAATGTGGCCCACGCCATAGAGGCCCTTCTTGTTTTAGTAAGAAGGGGCATGCAGGTTCATACTCCAGATGTTATTATGGCTTATACCATGGCCAAAAATAATGAAATAAATAATTTCATCTCCCTTTATGAGGAAGAAATTATCAGGGATGCTCAAGGTAAGGCCATCCGTGTTAAAAATATGGGGCAAAAGATTTACCTTGAGGCTGTTAAAAATCATGATATCACCTTTGGAATTGGTCCAGCTGGAACGGGTAAGACCTTTCTGGCAGTTGTTTTGGCAGTCCAAGCCCTTAAACGGGGTCATGTTAAAAGGATTGTTTTGACTAGACCTGCAGTTGAAGCCGGGGAAAATTTAGGTTTTCTTCCAGGTGACTTGCAGGAAAAAGTTGATCCATACTTGCGTCCTGTTTACGATGCCCTTTACCAGATTTTAGGCAAGGAGACGACAACTAGGATGATGGACCGGGGTACCATTGAGATTGCTCCCTTGGCCTACATGAGGGGTCGGACCCTGGATGATGCCTTTGTCATTCTCGACGAGGCCCAGAACACGACTGTCATGCAGATGAAGATGTTTTTAACCCGTTTGGGATTTAATTCAAAAATGATTGTCAATGGGGATGTCAGCCAGATTGACCTACCAAGAAACGCTAAGTCGGGTCTAATTGATGCAGAAGGTAAGTTAGGAAAAATTAGGGCTATTGACTTTGTTTACTTTACGGCTAAAGATGTGGTAAGGCATCCTGTAGTAGCAAAAATTATTGAAGCCTATGAAGAACCTCAAGGGGAAATCTAA
- the ybeY gene encoding rRNA maturation RNase YbeY, translating into MYVEMLDETGQVSKEMQEDIVKLLASAAQKLDLSEEKEMMITFVDNEKIREINRYYRDKDAPTDVVSLEYKPEEISFGEDFDLGAFEDFDSSELMNEFDSYIGELYISIDKAHEQAEEYGHSFEREMGFLAVHGFLHINGYDHYTPEEEEEMFGLQEEILRAHGLKR; encoded by the coding sequence ATGTACGTTGAAATGCTTGATGAAACTGGACAAGTTTCAAAAGAGATGCAAGAAGATATTGTAAAATTACTGGCAAGTGCAGCCCAAAAACTTGACCTTTCCGAGGAAAAGGAAATGATGATAACATTTGTTGATAATGAAAAAATTAGAGAAATCAACCGTTATTACCGGGATAAGGATGCACCAACTGATGTGGTAAGCTTGGAATACAAGCCAGAGGAAATTTCCTTCGGGGAAGATTTTGACCTGGGAGCTTTCGAAGACTTTGACAGTTCTGAGCTGATGAATGAATTTGATTCATACATTGGAGAGTTATACATTTCTATTGACAAGGCCCATGAGCAGGCAGAAGAGTATGGGCATAGCTTCGAAAGGGAGATGGGATTTTTAGCCGTTCATGGTTTCTTACACATAAATGGCTATGACCACTATACTCCAGAAGAAGAAGAGGAGATGTTTGGTCTTCAGGAGGAGATTTTAAGGGCCCATGGCCTTAAAAGATAA
- a CDS encoding diacylglycerol kinase family protein — MALKDKRRWKNVTFINSLEFAWSGILTAFKEERNFKSHIFSGLLVLLLGILLGISKFEWLFIFLSIFLVIAAELINSAIENVVDLASDYHFNMLAKKSKDMAAGAVLVLSIFAMIVGLFVFLPKLLQLLANTF; from the coding sequence ATGGCCTTAAAAGATAAGAGACGCTGGAAAAATGTTACCTTCATCAATTCCCTAGAATTTGCCTGGTCAGGTATCCTGACAGCCTTCAAGGAGGAGAGAAATTTTAAGAGTCATATCTTCTCTGGGCTTCTGGTGCTTCTTTTGGGTATTCTTCTAGGGATATCGAAATTTGAGTGGTTGTTCATTTTTCTAAGTATCTTTCTAGTAATTGCAGCTGAGTTAATCAATTCTGCCATTGAAAATGTTGTAGACTTGGCCAGTGATTATCACTTTAATATGCTGGCCAAAAAATCAAAGGATATGGCAGCAGGAGCGGTTTTAGTTTTGTCGATATTTGCTATGATAGTTGGCTTGTTTGTTTTTTTACCTAAGTTGCTTCAACTTCTGGCAAACACTTTTTAA
- the msrB gene encoding peptide-methionine (R)-S-oxide reductase MsrB has translation MSNYNKFSDQELRDRLTKEEYEVTQNSATERAFTGKYDDFFDKGLYVDIVSGEPLFTSEDKYNSGCGWPAFTKPVEKASVKEKRDRSYGMERVEVRSSEGDSHLGHVFTDGPRDRGGLRYCINSAALKFIPYDELDQEGYGDYKKLFKD, from the coding sequence ATGTCAAACTACAATAAATTTAGTGACCAAGAACTACGTGATAGACTAACCAAGGAAGAATACGAAGTAACTCAAAACTCTGCTACAGAAAGAGCCTTTACAGGAAAATATGATGACTTTTTTGACAAGGGTCTCTATGTTGATATTGTAAGTGGTGAACCCCTCTTCACATCAGAAGACAAGTACAACTCAGGTTGCGGTTGGCCAGCCTTTACTAAACCTGTTGAAAAAGCAAGTGTCAAAGAAAAAAGAGATAGGTCTTATGGTATGGAACGCGTTGAGGTTAGAAGTAGCGAAGGCGACTCTCACCTAGGCCATGTCTTTACTGATGGCCCAAGGGACCGCGGTGGTCTAAGATATTGCATTAATTCAGCAGCCCTAAAATTTATCCCCTATGATGAATTGGACCAAGAAGGTTACGGGGACTACAAGAAACTTTTTAAAGATTAA
- the era gene encoding GTPase Era — translation MTFKSGFVAIVGRPNVGKSTFMNHVMGQKIAIMSDKAQTTRNKIQGIYTTDKEQIVFIDTPGIHKPKTALGDYMVEAAYSALREVDVIIFMVAADEERGKGDDMIIERLKQSKTPVVLVINKIDKIHPDQLFKVIEDYSSQMDFADVIPISALQGNNTSRLLDLLSDKLDEGPQYFPEDMITDHPERFLVSEMIREKVLQLTREEVPHSVAVVTDSMRHEEEGAKLHIMATVVVERKSQKGIIIGKNGSMLKKVGTLARKDIEAMLGEKVYLELWVKVKKDWRDKRFDLQDFGYRNDDY, via the coding sequence ATGACATTTAAATCAGGATTTGTTGCAATTGTTGGTCGTCCAAATGTTGGTAAGTCAACATTTATGAACCATGTAATGGGTCAAAAAATTGCAATCATGAGCGACAAGGCTCAAACAACAAGAAATAAAATCCAAGGTATTTATACAACAGATAAGGAGCAGATTGTTTTTATTGATACTCCAGGTATCCATAAGCCTAAAACTGCCCTTGGAGATTACATGGTTGAGGCAGCTTACAGTGCCCTGCGTGAAGTTGATGTGATTATTTTCATGGTTGCAGCTGACGAAGAGCGTGGTAAGGGTGATGATATGATTATTGAACGCCTAAAACAAAGTAAGACCCCAGTTGTACTTGTTATTAATAAGATTGATAAAATTCATCCTGATCAATTATTTAAGGTGATTGAGGACTATTCTAGTCAGATGGATTTTGCGGATGTCATTCCAATTTCAGCCCTACAAGGAAATAACACAAGCCGCCTCCTCGACCTTCTTTCTGACAAGCTTGATGAAGGACCTCAGTACTTCCCAGAAGACATGATTACTGACCATCCTGAACGCTTTTTGGTCAGTGAGATGATTCGTGAGAAGGTGCTCCAACTTACCCGTGAGGAAGTACCCCACTCAGTAGCCGTTGTGACTGATTCCATGCGTCATGAGGAAGAGGGAGCAAAACTTCATATCATGGCAACAGTTGTTGTTGAAAGAAAAAGCCAAAAGGGCATTATCATTGGGAAAAATGGTTCCATGCTTAAAAAAGTGGGAACTTTAGCCCGTAAGGATATTGAGGCCATGCTTGGTGAAAAAGTCTACCTTGAACTTTGGGTAAAGGTTAAGAAGGACTGGCGTGACAAACGTTTTGACCTCCAAGACTTTGGATATAGAAATGATGACTATTAA
- the mutM gene encoding DNA-formamidopyrimidine glycosylase — MPELPEVENVRRGLERLVRGKKITSVSLAYPRMILTGAEEFEEALIGQVVESVGRRGKYLILRLSNNVVISHLRMEGKYNLYQGEVPFNKHYHVFIGFDDGSTLVYQDVRKFGTMELMDEGALGNYFLAKKIGPEPTPNDFKLDDFYHKLHKSKKIIKPYLLDQTLVAGLGNIYVDEVLWLAKIFPGDPANIIPREKIAALREAIIEVLEESIRLGGSSIRTYKNALGDEGSYQDKLQVYGKVGLPCPRCGTPIEKFKLSGRGTHFCPHCQPSLRELSTND; from the coding sequence ATGCCAGAATTACCAGAAGTTGAAAATGTACGCAGGGGGCTTGAAAGACTTGTCAGAGGGAAGAAAATAACCTCGGTTAGCCTTGCCTACCCCAGGATGATTCTCACAGGGGCAGAAGAGTTTGAAGAGGCCTTGATTGGTCAAGTCGTTGAGTCAGTCGGTCGTAGGGGAAAATACCTTATCCTAAGACTAAGTAACAATGTTGTTATCAGCCACCTAAGGATGGAAGGCAAATACAATTTATACCAAGGTGAGGTGCCCTTCAACAAGCACTACCATGTCTTTATTGGCTTTGATGATGGGTCAACCCTGGTTTACCAGGACGTAAGGAAGTTTGGTACCATGGAACTTATGGATGAAGGGGCTTTAGGTAATTACTTTTTAGCCAAAAAAATTGGACCAGAACCTACTCCAAATGATTTTAAACTCGATGATTTTTACCACAAGCTCCATAAGTCAAAAAAAATCATCAAACCCTATTTGTTAGACCAAACTCTTGTAGCAGGTCTTGGAAATATCTATGTGGATGAAGTTCTTTGGCTGGCCAAAATTTTCCCAGGTGACCCAGCTAACATCATTCCTCGTGAAAAAATTGCTGCCCTTCGAGAGGCCATTATTGAAGTTTTAGAGGAATCAATTAGGCTTGGGGGAAGTAGCATTAGGACCTATAAGAATGCCTTGGGTGACGAGGGAAGCTACCAGGACAAGCTGCAGGTTTACGGAAAAGTCGGCCTTCCCTGCCCTAGGTGTGGCACGCCCATTGAAAAATTCAAGCTTTCAGGCCGGGGGACCCACTTTTGTCCCCACTGCCAGCCCAGTCTAAGGGAGTTGAGTACAAATGACTAA
- the coaE gene encoding dephospho-CoA kinase (Dephospho-CoA kinase (CoaE) performs the final step in coenzyme A biosynthesis.) — MTKVIGLTGGIACGKSTVDCFLRELGYEVIDADQVVHDLQKQGQALYQVIKKELGPSFIQEDGELDRKKISDYVFADKKRLEKISLIQNKIIRENLSQRRQELLEADLINNKGQGIIFMDIPLLFEGKYDYFNQVWLVYVPKDIQLARLMKRNNLSAKEAQKRIDSQMPLEEKRKLADRIIDNSASVDMTKVQVENLLKSL; from the coding sequence ATGACTAAGGTTATCGGTTTGACAGGTGGGATAGCTTGTGGAAAATCAACAGTGGATTGTTTTTTACGGGAGTTGGGCTATGAGGTAATTGACGCCGATCAGGTGGTCCATGACCTGCAAAAACAGGGCCAAGCCCTTTATCAGGTGATAAAAAAAGAGCTAGGTCCATCTTTTATCCAGGAAGACGGAGAGCTTGATCGTAAGAAGATATCCGACTATGTTTTTGCGGATAAAAAAAGACTAGAAAAAATATCCCTAATCCAAAATAAGATTATAAGGGAAAATCTGTCCCAAAGAAGGCAGGAACTTTTAGAAGCAGATCTGATAAATAATAAGGGTCAGGGTATCATTTTTATGGATATTCCCTTGCTTTTTGAAGGCAAATACGACTATTTTAATCAAGTTTGGTTGGTTTATGTTCCTAAAGATATCCAACTTGCAAGACTTATGAAAAGAAATAATTTGAGTGCAAAAGAAGCCCAAAAAAGAATTGATAGTCAAATGCCCCTTGAAGAAAAAAGGAAGCTTGCTGACAGGATTATAGACAACTCAGCTTCTGTAGACATGACCAAGGTGCAGGTCGAAAATCTCTTGAAATCCTTGTGA
- the rpmG gene encoding 50S ribosomal protein L33, with amino-acid sequence MRVKINLRCSECASKNYITSKNKSSHPEKVKVLKYCPKERKVTIHEEA; translated from the coding sequence ATGCGTGTAAAGATAAACTTAAGATGTAGTGAATGTGCTAGTAAAAACTATATTACTAGTAAAAATAAGAGTAGCCATCCTGAAAAAGTTAAGGTATTAAAGTATTGCCCCAAGGAAAGAAAGGTGACCATTCACGAGGAAGCCTAA
- a CDS encoding FtsW/RodA/SpoVE family cell cycle protein, with protein sequence MKTVLKKRNFVNYSILIPYFVLSIIGLVVVYSTTAPLQVDAGGNPAAQVISQTIFWILSLIIIYILYHLKLSFLRNTGLIKFIMWAEIGLLIVARFFAPEVNGAHGWILIGKFSVQPVEYLKILIVWQLAATFAKNQDEIYQEDIKGAFKGGWLGQFLLSAILIGMMPDMGNLILIFGIVAVMIFSSGISKGWFNMAFLLGSCGLFFGYLILKLTGGNLFGGPLSRFAYINKRLIAFLNPFEDVSDAGHQMANSYYAISNGGWFGRGLGNSVQKKGYLPEASTDFVYSIVIEEFGLILALVILALLFFLILRIMQVGIKSKDPFNSMMCIGVAALFLMQVFVNVGGLSGLIPETGVTFPFLSQGGNSLLILSVGVGFVLNISADEKRRELVTLAEQYEMQEELLSEIEFEERES encoded by the coding sequence ATGAAAACCGTACTAAAAAAAAGAAATTTTGTAAATTATTCAATCCTAATCCCCTATTTCGTTCTATCGATTATTGGATTAGTTGTTGTCTACTCAACGACTGCCCCCTTGCAGGTTGACGCTGGGGGAAATCCAGCTGCACAGGTCATCTCCCAGACCATATTTTGGATACTGAGTCTGATTATAATCTATATTCTTTATCATTTGAAATTAAGCTTTTTGCGTAATACTGGCCTGATAAAATTTATCATGTGGGCTGAAATTGGTCTCTTGATAGTTGCCAGGTTCTTTGCACCAGAAGTTAACGGGGCCCATGGGTGGATTCTTATTGGTAAGTTTTCTGTCCAGCCCGTTGAGTATTTGAAGATACTAATTGTCTGGCAGTTGGCAGCAACTTTTGCCAAAAACCAGGATGAAATTTACCAGGAAGATATTAAAGGTGCCTTTAAAGGTGGCTGGTTGGGTCAATTTTTACTGAGTGCCATTTTGATTGGGATGATGCCTGATATGGGGAATCTAATCTTGATTTTTGGAATTGTGGCTGTTATGATTTTTTCAAGTGGTATAAGTAAGGGTTGGTTTAATATGGCCTTCTTACTTGGATCTTGTGGCCTCTTCTTTGGTTATTTGATTCTTAAGCTTACAGGTGGGAATCTATTTGGTGGTCCCCTTAGCCGTTTTGCCTATATCAATAAGCGGTTAATCGCCTTCTTAAATCCCTTTGAAGACGTGAGCGATGCTGGTCACCAGATGGCAAATAGCTATTATGCCATCAGTAATGGTGGTTGGTTTGGTCGAGGTTTAGGAAACAGCGTCCAAAAGAAAGGTTATCTACCGGAAGCCTCAACGGACTTTGTTTACTCAATTGTCATCGAAGAATTTGGTCTCATCCTAGCCCTTGTCATCCTAGCCCTCCTCTTCTTCCTAATCCTAAGAATCATGCAGGTGGGTATTAAATCTAAGGACCCCTTTAATTCAATGATGTGTATTGGAGTAGCAGCACTCTTCCTCATGCAGGTCTTTGTTAATGTTGGTGGTTTGTCTGGCTTGATTCCAGAAACAGGAGTGACCTTCCCCTTTTTATCTCAGGGAGGAAACAGTCTTTTGATTTTATCAGTTGGTGTTGGTTTTGTTTTAAACATAAGTGCTGATGAAAAAAGACGGGAACTGGTTACCTTGGCTGAACAATACGAGATGCAAGAAGAGTTACTAAGTGAAATAGAATTTGAAGAAAGAGAATCTTAA
- a CDS encoding 4-hydroxy-3-methylbut-2-enyl diphosphate reductase, producing the protein MKIKHITPMGYCYGVIDAMVIAKNVAMDESLPRPIYILGMIVHNAHVTSAFESIGIKTVDGHNRLEIIDKIDSGTVIFTAHGISDQVRKKADEKGLVTIDASCPDVLITHEIVRKKIEDGKTVIYIGKEGHPEPEGVLGISDTKIHLISKEAQIADLEIEGDIFVTNQTTMSMWDVEDIMNATLKKYPQAEIHRDICQATNERQRAVAEQAVGCDLTIVVGDPRSNNSNRLAQVSKEQAGVPAYRVADVSEIEPEWLEGVETIAVTAGASTPTAVVREVINFLETYEGQKEESKVESEDILPRGGVRDLTKKRQRRLEKLREQNQ; encoded by the coding sequence ATGAAAATTAAACATATAACCCCCATGGGATATTGCTACGGGGTGATTGACGCCATGGTTATTGCAAAAAATGTGGCCATGGATGAATCCCTACCAAGGCCTATTTATATTCTTGGAATGATTGTTCATAATGCCCATGTGACAAGTGCCTTTGAAAGTATTGGCATTAAGACTGTTGACGGTCACAATCGCTTGGAGATAATTGATAAAATTGACTCAGGAACAGTTATTTTTACGGCCCACGGTATAAGTGATCAGGTCAGAAAGAAGGCTGATGAAAAGGGGCTTGTAACCATCGATGCCAGCTGTCCTGATGTCTTAATAACCCATGAAATTGTTCGCAAGAAGATTGAAGATGGAAAGACGGTCATCTATATTGGTAAGGAAGGCCACCCAGAACCTGAAGGAGTTCTTGGGATTTCAGACACAAAGATTCATCTAATCTCAAAGGAAGCTCAAATTGCTGATTTGGAGATTGAAGGTGATATTTTTGTAACCAATCAGACAACCATGAGCATGTGGGATGTTGAAGATATTATGAATGCCACCTTAAAGAAATACCCGCAAGCAGAAATTCATAGGGATATCTGTCAGGCGACCAATGAACGTCAAAGGGCTGTAGCCGAGCAGGCTGTGGGTTGCGATTTAACCATAGTTGTTGGTGACCCAAGAAGTAATAATAGTAACCGCCTGGCTCAAGTTTCCAAGGAGCAGGCAGGCGTTCCTGCCTACCGAGTGGCTGATGTCAGTGAAATTGAGCCTGAATGGCTTGAAGGTGTGGAAACAATAGCAGTAACGGCTGGGGCTTCGACTCCGACAGCGGTGGTGCGTGAGGTCATTAATTTCCTTGAAACTTACGAGGGGCAAAAGGAAGAAAGTAAGGTTGAATCTGAAGACATTCTGCCCCGTGGTGGCGTTAGGGACCTTACCAAAAAAAGACAAAGAAGGCTTGAAAAATTAAGGGAGCAAAATCAATAA
- the dnaG gene encoding DNA primase, whose translation MAKLDREEIAVIKSSVNIVDVISQYVALTKTGRNYLGLCPFHGEKTPSFNVNSDKQFYHCFGCGKSGDVIKFLEDYKQISFLDSVKEVAAYAGINLEFEEETRRENPHQSLLDIHAQASKFYHMVLTSTEAGKKAKEYLYARGIDDQIIEQFGIGLAPNEADLLYQFLSNKFEEKVLSESGLFTFTENKIFDSFRNRIMFPLANDYNHIIAFSGRIWTEQAADKKEAKYKNSPATPIFNKSYELYNLNRAKASISKSREVYLMEGFMDVIAAYKTGVANVVATMGTALTSHHVKKLERTASNFILLYDGDKAGQNAAYKSLSLLAGKKVQIVQIPDNLDPDEYEKRYPGALKNLMERGKVSEVEFLIDYLKPLPQASLDEESNFLDKIIPLIASELSTAKQSAYLNKLEGLLPTFNYQKLEELVRRQENANQINGGAQQNWPQNVKRQAISRPANLVEGDQTSRLTRLERTEQYLLQRLISHPYLLNEIMDDEDFSFRHKNYQKLFEAVILQYMSLERIDETQLVHSLPEDLSNLWYQMKSLNLPKQLAKEEIKDVLKTFIRENKLLKLEDLKRQLDVAKKAGNLEKEMELTLEFIKQKKLLD comes from the coding sequence ATGGCAAAACTTGACCGAGAAGAGATTGCGGTCATTAAATCGAGTGTTAATATTGTAGATGTTATTTCTCAATACGTAGCCCTGACCAAGACAGGTAGGAATTATTTAGGTCTTTGTCCCTTCCACGGTGAAAAAACCCCGAGTTTTAATGTAAATTCAGACAAGCAGTTCTATCACTGCTTTGGTTGTGGTAAGTCAGGAGATGTCATAAAATTCCTTGAGGACTACAAGCAGATAAGTTTTTTAGACAGCGTTAAGGAAGTAGCAGCATACGCTGGAATAAATTTGGAGTTTGAAGAAGAAACTAGACGGGAAAATCCCCATCAAAGTCTCCTTGATATTCACGCCCAGGCCAGCAAATTTTACCACATGGTTCTCACCTCTACTGAGGCTGGAAAAAAGGCCAAGGAGTATCTTTATGCCAGAGGAATTGATGACCAGATAATAGAACAATTTGGAATCGGTCTGGCTCCAAATGAAGCTGATCTTTTATATCAGTTTTTGTCCAATAAGTTTGAAGAGAAGGTCTTATCTGAGTCAGGTCTTTTTACTTTTACGGAGAATAAAATATTTGATTCCTTTCGTAATAGGATAATGTTTCCCCTGGCCAATGATTACAATCATATTATTGCCTTTTCTGGTCGTATTTGGACGGAGCAGGCAGCTGACAAGAAGGAAGCCAAGTATAAGAATTCCCCAGCAACCCCTATTTTTAACAAAAGTTATGAACTTTATAATTTAAATAGGGCCAAGGCATCTATTAGTAAATCTAGGGAAGTCTATCTGATGGAAGGTTTTATGGATGTTATAGCTGCTTATAAGACTGGCGTAGCTAATGTGGTAGCAACCATGGGTACAGCCCTTACAAGTCATCATGTTAAAAAACTCGAAAGAACTGCCAGTAATTTTATCCTTCTTTATGACGGGGATAAGGCAGGACAGAATGCAGCCTACAAATCACTTTCCCTTTTGGCTGGTAAAAAGGTTCAGATTGTACAGATTCCTGACAATCTAGACCCCGATGAGTATGAAAAAAGATATCCAGGTGCCCTTAAAAATCTTATGGAAAGGGGAAAGGTGAGTGAGGTTGAATTTTTAATCGACTACCTAAAACCTTTACCCCAGGCAAGCCTTGATGAAGAGAGTAATTTTTTAGATAAGATTATTCCTTTGATTGCTAGTGAATTAAGTACAGCCAAGCAGAGTGCCTACCTTAATAAACTGGAAGGTCTTCTACCAACTTTTAACTACCAAAAACTTGAGGAATTAGTTAGAAGGCAGGAGAATGCAAATCAAATTAATGGTGGAGCCCAGCAGAACTGGCCACAAAATGTTAAGAGACAAGCGATAAGTCGTCCGGCTAATCTTGTTGAAGGAGACCAGACTTCAAGGCTTACTCGTTTAGAAAGAACAGAGCAATACCTGCTTCAAAGGTTGATCTCCCATCCTTATTTGCTTAACGAAATAATGGATGATGAGGATTTTTCCTTTAGGCATAAAAATTACCAGAAGCTCTTTGAGGCAGTAATCCTTCAGTATATGTCTTTGGAAAGAATCGATGAAACCCAGTTGGTCCACAGCCTACCAGAGGACTTATCCAATCTGTGGTATCAGATGAAGTCCCTTAATTTACCCAAGCAGCTAGCCAAGGAAGAGATAAAAGATGTTCTTAAAACATTTATTAGGGAAAATAAACTTTTAAAGCTTGAGGACTTGAAAAGACAGCTGGATGTAGCCAAAAAGGCTGGTAATTTAGAAAAAGAAATGGAACTTACCCTAGAGTTTATAAAACAAAAGAAACTTTTAGATTAA